Proteins encoded in a region of the Clostridium beijerinckii genome:
- the queF gene encoding preQ(1) synthase has translation MSESGRKSKELEGITLLGNQGTKYDYGYTPEVLEVFENKHPDNDYFVKFNCPEFTSLCPITGQPDFATIYISYIPNIKMVESKSLKLYLFSFRNHGDFHEDCMNIIMKDLIKLMDPKYIEVWGKFTPRGGISIDPYCNYGMKGTKFEEMANYRMMNHDMYPEKVDNR, from the coding sequence ATGAGTGAAAGTGGAAGAAAATCAAAAGAACTTGAGGGTATAACATTGCTCGGAAATCAAGGAACAAAATATGATTACGGATATACCCCTGAAGTATTAGAGGTCTTTGAAAATAAACACCCAGATAATGATTATTTTGTAAAATTTAATTGTCCTGAATTTACAAGTTTATGCCCAATTACAGGTCAGCCAGATTTTGCAACAATCTATATAAGCTATATACCAAACATAAAAATGGTTGAAAGTAAATCGCTGAAATTATATCTTTTTAGTTTTAGAAATCATGGGGATTTTCATGAAGATTGTATGAATATCATAATGAAAGACTTAATAAAACTTATGGATCCAAAATATATTGAAGTATGGGGAAAATTTACACCAAGAGGAGGTATAAGTATAGACCCTTATTGCAATTATGGAATGAAAGGAACTAAGTTTGAGGAAATGGCTAATTATAGAATGATGAATCATGATATGTATCCTGAGAAAGTAGATAATAGATAA
- a CDS encoding NAD(P)/FAD-dependent oxidoreductase: protein MSKVIVIGAGPAGMMAAIQAAKKHDVILLDGNERIGKKLFITGKGRCNVTNAKDISEFFEYIPGNPHFLYSSLYSFTNDDTMNFFENEGIKLKVERGDRVFPESDKSSDIIRGLSNALSRTNVKIRLKSKVTNIEFKSNRITAVEINNEERLSGDHFIFATGGASYPLTGSRGEGQKFASMLGHNVTQLMPALVPIEVVDSKTKELMGLSLKNVEVMIKENGKKVVYKNFGEMLFTHFGVSGPLILSGSRFIEKGKRYTLHIDLKPALNLGELDKRIQKDFNKYLNKDFKNSLDELLPQKLIPVIINNSGIFENKKVNEITREERKTLVKAIKDLSFDIKGLRPIDEAIVTSGGVDIKEIDPSTMKSKIIENLSFAGEVMDVDAFTGGYNVQIAFSTGFIAGSNI from the coding sequence TTGAGTAAAGTAATTGTTATAGGTGCAGGGCCTGCAGGAATGATGGCTGCTATACAAGCGGCGAAGAAACATGATGTAATATTATTAGATGGTAATGAAAGAATTGGTAAAAAGCTTTTTATTACTGGAAAAGGCAGATGTAATGTTACAAATGCAAAAGATATATCTGAGTTTTTTGAGTATATTCCAGGTAATCCTCATTTTCTTTATAGTTCATTATATAGTTTTACCAATGATGATACAATGAATTTTTTTGAGAACGAAGGAATTAAATTAAAAGTTGAAAGAGGAGACAGGGTTTTCCCAGAATCCGATAAGTCATCAGATATAATAAGAGGATTATCAAATGCTTTAAGTAGAACTAATGTAAAAATAAGATTGAAATCAAAGGTTACTAATATAGAATTTAAAAGTAATAGAATTACAGCAGTAGAAATTAATAATGAAGAACGATTGTCTGGAGATCATTTTATTTTTGCAACAGGTGGTGCATCGTATCCACTTACTGGTTCAAGAGGGGAAGGACAAAAATTTGCAAGTATGCTTGGTCATAATGTTACTCAACTAATGCCAGCTCTTGTTCCAATAGAAGTTGTTGATTCCAAAACAAAAGAATTGATGGGCTTGTCATTAAAAAATGTAGAAGTTATGATTAAAGAAAATGGCAAGAAAGTAGTTTATAAGAATTTTGGTGAAATGTTATTTACTCATTTTGGAGTTTCAGGACCTCTTATATTAAGTGGAAGTAGATTTATAGAAAAAGGAAAAAGATATACTTTGCATATAGATTTAAAACCTGCATTAAATTTAGGAGAATTAGATAAACGTATCCAAAAGGATTTTAATAAATATTTAAATAAAGATTTCAAAAATTCTTTAGACGAGTTATTACCACAAAAATTAATTCCTGTAATTATAAATAACTCAGGAATATTCGAAAATAAAAAAGTAAATGAAATAACGAGAGAGGAAAGAAAGACTTTAGTAAAGGCTATTAAGGATTTGAGCTTTGATATTAAAGGATTAAGACCTATAGATGAAGCAATTGTAACTTCAGGAGGTGTAGATATAAAAGAAATTGATCCGTCTACCATGAAGTCTAAAATAATAGAAAATCTTTCGTTTGCAGGAGAAGTTATGGATGTAGATGCTTTTACAGGTGGTTATAATGTACAAATAGCTTTTTCTACAGGATTTATAGCAGGAAGCAATATTTGA
- the cmk gene encoding (d)CMP kinase: MKISVAIDGPAGAGKSTIAKLVSKRFDLMYINTGAMYRAVALKAQEQNLEPENVQEICNIIKTMEMHFENDDLILNGENIQDKITTPNISSIVSGYASISEVRAILVKLQREMSSKFSVIMDGRDIGTVVLKDANFKFFLTASPEQRATRRFKELQERNIECSYDQILKDIIDRDYKDTHRATDPLKKAEDAIEIDSTNLDINGVVNVIAEYIGKGK; encoded by the coding sequence TTGAAAATTTCAGTAGCAATAGATGGACCGGCTGGAGCAGGAAAAAGCACTATAGCAAAATTGGTTTCTAAGAGGTTTGATCTTATGTATATAAATACAGGAGCAATGTATAGAGCTGTGGCGCTAAAAGCACAAGAACAAAACTTGGAACCAGAAAATGTTCAAGAAATTTGTAATATAATAAAAACTATGGAAATGCATTTTGAAAATGATGATTTGATTTTAAATGGCGAAAATATACAGGATAAAATAACTACTCCAAACATAAGTAGTATTGTATCTGGATATGCTAGTATTTCGGAAGTTAGAGCTATTCTTGTAAAACTTCAAAGAGAAATGTCAAGCAAATTTAGTGTAATAATGGATGGAAGAGATATTGGAACCGTTGTTCTAAAAGATGCAAATTTTAAGTTTTTCTTAACAGCTAGTCCAGAACAAAGAGCAACTAGGCGATTTAAAGAATTGCAAGAAAGAAATATAGAGTGTTCTTATGATCAAATACTAAAAGATATAATAGATAGAGATTATAAGGATACTCATAGGGCTACAGATCCGCTGAAAAAAGCAGAGGATGCAATTGAGATTGATTCTACTAATTTAGACATTAATGGTGTTGTTAATGTAATTGCAGAGTACATAGGAAAAGGAAAGTAA
- a CDS encoding bifunctional 4-hydroxy-3-methylbut-2-enyl diphosphate reductase/30S ribosomal protein S1: MSKVILAKNSGFCFGVQRAVNEAIRIQKEHNSKIYTLGPLIHNNDVVKYLEENNIFSIEFEEIDKLNKGDTIVIRSHGVSETVLDTLEQKELKVINATCPFVANIQKKVKKYSKEGYHIVILGDKNHPEVIGINGWCDDKAIITKDGTFDEENMPHKVCVVSQTTEKMKNWEETLKNLSYAREILAFNTICAATDVRQRSTNKISKKTDAMIVIGGKNSSNTTKLYQIAKENCENTIHIENAKDLPISFIKNNNINKIGVTAGASTPDWIIREVLDIMNTENNNFEDQLSLMNELDKRFVIGDEVQGEILSKTRDSVIVSLVGYKSDGVIPFTELSAKEDPLTFADKLNIGDTINAKVIKLQNNDGYVVLSRLEYEREEAFKELEKIYSEGTTFEVNVKEAREKGIVADYKGARIFIPASQIDIKFTKDKSEYVGKKLEVKLIDFSLKNPVKLVASRRVLLEESKNSEDAKAWESFNLGDVIKGEVKRFTDFGAFVEVNGIDGLLHLSQISWNHIKKVSDVLKEGQIIDVKIIGLDKEAKKLSLSIKELVAKPWDNAKEKYPEGSIVLGKVVRLNDFGAFVELEPGVDGLVHISKISHNRIEHPSEVLKIGEEIKAKILSVDEENKRISLSIKDV; the protein is encoded by the coding sequence ATGAGTAAAGTTATTCTAGCAAAAAATTCGGGTTTTTGCTTTGGAGTTCAAAGAGCTGTAAATGAAGCTATACGGATTCAAAAAGAACATAATTCGAAAATCTATACTTTAGGTCCTTTAATACATAATAATGATGTAGTAAAATATTTAGAAGAAAATAATATATTTTCTATAGAATTTGAAGAAATAGATAAATTAAATAAAGGGGATACTATTGTTATAAGATCTCATGGTGTATCTGAAACAGTTTTAGATACACTTGAACAAAAGGAACTAAAAGTCATAAATGCGACTTGTCCTTTTGTTGCTAATATTCAAAAAAAAGTTAAGAAATATTCAAAAGAAGGATATCATATAGTAATATTAGGAGATAAAAATCATCCAGAAGTCATTGGAATTAATGGATGGTGTGATGATAAAGCAATTATCACTAAAGATGGTACTTTTGATGAAGAAAATATGCCGCATAAGGTATGTGTTGTATCTCAAACAACTGAAAAGATGAAGAATTGGGAAGAAACACTGAAAAACTTAAGTTATGCAAGAGAAATATTAGCTTTTAACACAATTTGTGCAGCTACTGATGTTAGACAAAGAAGTACGAATAAAATATCCAAAAAAACAGATGCTATGATAGTTATTGGCGGAAAAAATAGTTCGAATACTACTAAGTTATATCAAATTGCTAAAGAAAATTGTGAAAATACAATTCATATTGAAAACGCAAAAGATCTACCAATAAGTTTTATAAAAAATAATAATATAAACAAAATAGGAGTTACAGCTGGTGCATCAACACCAGATTGGATTATTAGGGAGGTACTAGATATTATGAACACAGAAAATAATAATTTTGAAGATCAATTATCATTAATGAACGAATTAGACAAAAGATTTGTTATTGGCGATGAGGTACAAGGAGAAATACTTTCAAAGACTAGAGATTCAGTTATAGTTTCACTTGTTGGATACAAGTCAGATGGAGTGATTCCATTTACAGAGTTGTCTGCAAAAGAAGATCCACTAACATTTGCAGATAAACTTAATATAGGTGATACTATTAACGCAAAAGTTATAAAGCTACAAAATAATGATGGGTATGTAGTATTATCAAGATTAGAATATGAAAGAGAAGAAGCGTTTAAAGAACTCGAAAAAATATATTCAGAAGGAACAACATTTGAAGTTAATGTTAAAGAAGCTAGAGAAAAAGGGATAGTAGCAGATTATAAGGGAGCTAGAATCTTTATTCCAGCATCACAAATTGACATAAAGTTTACTAAAGATAAAAGTGAATATGTTGGGAAGAAATTAGAAGTTAAATTGATAGATTTTTCTCTAAAGAATCCTGTAAAATTAGTTGCTTCAAGAAGAGTTTTATTAGAAGAAAGCAAGAATTCTGAAGACGCAAAAGCTTGGGAGAGTTTTAATCTTGGGGATGTTATAAAAGGTGAAGTAAAAAGATTTACAGACTTTGGAGCTTTTGTGGAAGTCAATGGTATAGATGGATTATTACATTTATCACAAATTTCTTGGAATCATATCAAAAAGGTAAGTGATGTATTAAAAGAAGGTCAAATTATTGATGTTAAGATCATTGGTCTTGATAAGGAAGCTAAAAAGCTATCTTTAAGCATTAAAGAACTTGTAGCTAAGCCTTGGGATAATGCTAAAGAAAAATATCCAGAAGGGTCTATTGTACTTGGTAAAGTAGTTAGATTAAATGATTTTGGTGCTTTTGTAGAATTGGAACCAGGAGTAGATGGGTTAGTTCATATATCAAAGATATCTCATAATAGAATAGAGCACCCTTCTGAAGTTTTAAAAATTGGTGAAGAAATTAAAGCTAAGATATTAAGTGTTGATGAAGAAAATAAAAGAATAAGCTTAAGTATAAAAGATGTATAA
- a CDS encoding NUDIX hydrolase, protein MKQNKVTKVKSLVETKFLSLYEAEYENKVGNIRTWTIASRKNNETIQKQFFENKEDTADGVIIAAYHKDENKIVIIRQFRIPLNDYVYELPAGLIDPGEDSISTIKRELMEETGLRLVEVIHNKSLDKVYVSAGMTDESLAMAYCTCEGEISDEHLEDDECIEALLISQDEAKELIQSKEKFDIKCFLLLQSFALLGEKLFQ, encoded by the coding sequence ATGAAACAAAATAAAGTTACTAAAGTAAAATCTTTAGTAGAGACTAAGTTTTTGAGTTTATATGAAGCAGAGTATGAAAATAAAGTTGGAAATATAAGAACGTGGACAATAGCATCCAGAAAAAATAATGAAACTATACAAAAACAATTTTTTGAGAATAAAGAAGATACAGCAGATGGCGTAATAATTGCAGCATACCATAAAGATGAGAATAAGATTGTTATAATAAGACAATTTAGAATACCACTTAATGATTATGTTTATGAATTACCAGCAGGTCTCATCGATCCAGGAGAAGATTCTATTAGTACAATAAAAAGAGAATTGATGGAAGAGACAGGTCTTAGGTTAGTTGAAGTTATCCATAATAAAAGTCTTGATAAGGTATATGTTTCTGCAGGAATGACAGATGAATCGTTAGCTATGGCTTATTGTACTTGTGAAGGCGAAATAAGTGATGAACACCTGGAAGACGATGAATGTATTGAGGCACTTCTAATATCTCAGGATGAAGCTAAAGAGCTTATACAGAGCAAGGAGAAATTTGACATTAAATGTTTTTTGCTTCTTCAAAGCTTTGCATTACTAGGAGAAAAATTATTTCAATAA
- a CDS encoding NCS2 family permease: protein MERFFKLKENNVTIKSETIAALTSFVAAVYIIIVNASILSDGGISMEPLIIATAISSAVGCLLIALISNTPLIIMPGMGINALFTYTIVHTLGLNYCQALASVFISGLIFVLIATTPLSKFIIEAIPQNLKEAITVGIGLFITFVGFQKSKIIVSDSSTMLKLGDITSIQVLAFIFIMILTLILFLKNIPGSFLISIIVGTIFCIKLGIVDTQGISYTMPNFNEYSNILFKLDFTGISTIKFWVGTFSLTLVLVFENIGILHSQISGILKKSDKTSNAMIAVSLSTIGCALFGSSPSVSTVEGTAGITAGGRTGLVSLISGILFLLSIFFIPFISIIPDVALAPILIIIGCLMSQNLKNLNFNDLSELFPSFMIIILIPLTYSIVDGIALGFILYPICKLCYKKGKEVSILMYFTSFVFLVYFGLNSVVK, encoded by the coding sequence ATGGAAAGATTTTTTAAATTAAAAGAAAACAATGTTACAATTAAAAGCGAAACTATAGCAGCGCTGACTTCTTTTGTTGCTGCAGTTTACATCATCATCGTCAATGCCAGTATATTAAGTGATGGTGGCATTTCTATGGAGCCTCTAATCATTGCTACAGCTATATCATCAGCTGTAGGTTGCTTGTTAATTGCTTTAATAAGTAATACTCCACTTATAATTATGCCTGGTATGGGAATTAATGCATTATTCACATATACAATAGTTCATACTCTAGGCTTAAATTATTGCCAAGCATTAGCTTCAGTTTTTATCTCAGGATTAATATTTGTACTTATAGCAACAACTCCATTATCCAAGTTTATTATTGAAGCTATTCCTCAAAATTTAAAAGAAGCTATTACAGTAGGAATTGGTTTATTTATAACTTTTGTTGGATTTCAAAAATCTAAAATTATAGTATCTGATTCTTCTACTATGTTAAAACTTGGAGATATTACAAGTATTCAAGTACTAGCTTTTATATTCATAATGATTCTAACATTAATTTTATTCCTTAAAAATATACCTGGAAGCTTTTTAATTTCAATTATAGTCGGAACTATATTTTGCATAAAACTTGGTATCGTTGATACACAAGGTATAAGTTATACTATGCCAAATTTTAATGAATATAGTAATATACTTTTCAAATTAGATTTTACTGGAATAAGTACAATTAAATTCTGGGTTGGAACATTTTCATTAACTTTAGTACTTGTTTTTGAGAATATTGGAATACTTCATAGCCAGATTTCAGGAATACTGAAAAAATCAGACAAAACCTCTAACGCTATGATAGCAGTATCATTATCTACAATTGGATGCGCGCTTTTCGGTTCAAGCCCTTCTGTATCAACAGTTGAAGGAACTGCAGGAATAACAGCTGGAGGACGAACAGGTTTGGTTTCATTAATTTCTGGTATACTATTTCTTTTATCAATTTTTTTTATACCGTTTATTTCTATCATACCAGATGTAGCCTTAGCTCCTATTTTAATTATAATAGGCTGTTTAATGAGTCAGAACTTGAAAAATTTAAACTTTAATGATTTAAGCGAACTATTTCCTAGTTTTATGATAATAATATTAATACCATTAACATATAGCATCGTTGACGGTATAGCATTAGGCTTTATATTGTATCCTATTTGCAAGCTGTGTTATAAAAAAGGAAAAGAAGTATCCATTCTGATGTATTTTACATCATTTGTTTTCTTAGTATATTTCGGTTTAAATTCAGTTGTTAAATAA
- a CDS encoding ATP-binding protein: MYTEFEQINKANIMINSLCIFKNLKDDSVLLKYKTLLKYLNSKDISVEEGIELYTDFIYELLNKADGKSLKRYIIDMIFLDNNPFTKMIDEQNSCDKLFNQVHYELNALQYISSIESSAIKDAIIIKGNVKEFEIGIVKSLVDFDSDLECNISSKAIDKLKVNILNCDNWGDALESIVEFYKQYGTGIFGEYRAFVWEHEDGAPYLRGIESPDPVRLENLVGYEYQKEIIIDNTKQFLNGYQANNMLLYGSRGTGKSSTVKAIINEYYDDGLRLIEVDKNKLCDFTKIIRILKSKNLKFIIFVDDLVFEEGEASYSALKTILEGGVENRSNNILIYATTNRKHLVKETFSERSGDDVHANDTIEEKLSLADRFGMTVSFYSPDQKEFLKIIDGVAEARGLKVDKEYLHAEALKWVRWYNARSPRTAIQFINWLEGTLNQ, encoded by the coding sequence ATGTATACAGAATTTGAACAAATAAACAAAGCAAACATAATGATAAATTCATTATGTATTTTTAAGAATCTAAAAGATGACAGTGTTTTATTAAAATATAAGACACTACTAAAGTACCTTAATAGCAAGGATATATCAGTGGAAGAGGGCATTGAATTATATACTGATTTTATTTATGAACTATTAAACAAAGCTGATGGAAAATCATTAAAAAGGTATATAATTGATATGATTTTTCTCGATAATAATCCATTTACTAAAATGATTGACGAACAAAATTCATGTGATAAACTTTTTAATCAAGTGCATTATGAGTTAAATGCTTTGCAGTACATATCTAGTATAGAATCTTCTGCGATTAAAGATGCTATAATTATTAAAGGAAACGTTAAAGAGTTTGAAATAGGTATAGTTAAGTCGCTTGTGGATTTTGATTCTGACTTGGAATGTAATATCTCAAGCAAAGCTATTGATAAGTTAAAGGTAAATATATTAAATTGTGATAATTGGGGAGATGCATTAGAGAGCATTGTAGAATTTTACAAGCAATATGGGACTGGCATATTTGGGGAGTATAGAGCGTTTGTATGGGAACACGAAGATGGAGCGCCTTATCTTAGAGGTATTGAATCACCAGATCCAGTTAGGCTAGAAAACTTAGTAGGGTATGAATATCAAAAAGAGATTATAATAGATAATACAAAACAGTTTTTAAATGGATATCAAGCGAATAATATGCTACTATATGGATCAAGAGGAACTGGTAAATCTTCAACTGTAAAAGCTATTATAAATGAGTATTATGATGATGGTTTAAGGCTTATTGAAGTTGATAAAAATAAATTATGCGATTTTACAAAGATAATTAGGATACTTAAAAGTAAGAATTTAAAATTTATAATTTTTGTTGATGATTTAGTTTTTGAAGAAGGGGAAGCTAGTTATTCAGCTTTAAAGACAATATTAGAAGGTGGAGTAGAGAATAGATCAAACAATATTCTAATTTATGCAACAACCAATCGAAAACACCTAGTAAAAGAAACATTTAGCGAAAGGTCTGGTGATGATGTGCATGCTAATGACACAATTGAAGAAAAACTTTCTCTAGCAGATAGATTCGGTATGACTGTATCGTTCTATTCGCCTGATCAGAAAGAATTCTTAAAGATAATAGATGGAGTAGCAGAAGCAAGAGGGCTTAAAGTTGATAAGGAATATTTGCATGCAGAAGCATTGAAATGGGTAAGATGGTATAATGCTCGTTCGCCACGAACAGCAATTCAATTTATAAATTGGTTAGAGGGCACATTAAATCAGTAA
- a CDS encoding ferritin, whose product MLSEKLITKLNEQVNFEIYSAYTYLSMASYCESVDLSGFANFFKVQSQEELFHAMKFYDYIFQKNGTVTLEQIEKPHSDFDNILNVFEAGYEHEQIVTSRLYKIADIATEEKEHATIGLLNWFINEQVEEENTFNTIIKKIRRCENNSAALYMLDDELATRVYTPPTTTNA is encoded by the coding sequence ATGTTAAGTGAAAAACTGATTACAAAGCTAAATGAACAAGTTAATTTTGAAATTTATTCGGCCTATACTTATTTATCTATGGCTTCGTACTGCGAATCTGTTGATTTAAGTGGGTTTGCAAATTTTTTTAAGGTTCAATCTCAGGAGGAATTATTTCATGCAATGAAATTCTATGATTACATATTTCAGAAAAATGGAACTGTAACTTTAGAACAAATTGAAAAACCACATTCTGATTTTGACAATATCCTAAATGTCTTTGAAGCAGGTTATGAACACGAGCAAATTGTAACTAGCAGGCTATATAAAATTGCAGATATAGCTACTGAGGAAAAAGAACATGCAACAATCGGTTTACTTAATTGGTTTATTAATGAGCAAGTTGAAGAAGAAAATACATTTAACACTATAATTAAAAAGATTAGGAGATGTGAAAATAACTCTGCAGCATTGTATATGTTAGACGACGAACTTGCTACAAGAGTGTATACGCCTCCTACAACAACTAATGCTTAA
- a CDS encoding pentapeptide repeat-containing protein — protein MSINRSAPENFYYDNAEKTNKNFIYKNLKRSKCYNCNFSNSNFDFASLRGAHFKKCNFFRCSFKGAEFIGSNLKGCKFREAKFEDTVFEGANLDGVNFEDAKFKNTIFVNCDITKAKNISENNKNIRIFDTMPEVEISDELEKLISNVMENEFIKKSRVFDTKDGKINTLSLLILKEKFDEPTLLEGLHYIRYEIDRDFYTLSYVIRLIENM, from the coding sequence ATGTCGATAAACAGAAGTGCACCAGAAAATTTTTATTATGATAATGCGGAGAAGACCAATAAAAATTTTATTTATAAAAACCTTAAGAGAAGTAAATGTTATAATTGCAACTTTTCAAATTCAAATTTCGATTTTGCCAGCTTAAGAGGCGCTCATTTTAAGAAATGTAACTTTTTTAGATGTAGTTTTAAAGGAGCAGAGTTTATAGGATCAAATTTAAAGGGGTGTAAGTTTAGGGAGGCTAAATTTGAAGACACGGTATTTGAAGGAGCAAATTTAGATGGAGTGAATTTTGAAGATGCTAAATTCAAAAATACCATATTTGTAAACTGCGATATAACTAAGGCTAAGAATATAAGTGAAAATAATAAGAATATCAGAATTTTTGATACAATGCCAGAAGTTGAAATAAGCGATGAATTAGAAAAGTTGATTTCAAATGTGATGGAAAATGAATTTATAAAAAAATCGAGGGTTTTTGATACTAAAGATGGAAAAATAAATACGTTATCTTTATTGATTCTAAAAGAAAAATTTGATGAACCAACGCTTTTAGAAGGTCTACATTATATTAGATATGAGATTGATAGAGATTTTTATACATTAAGTTATGTTATTAGGCTTATAGAAAATATGTAA